Genomic DNA from Burkholderia plantarii:
GATCGGCATCGACGTGGACGGCTTCTCGCAGATGGCCACCGACGATGACGGCCTGAACGTCTACGAGCAGATGCGCGACGAGTATTCGCGCCGCAAGCTGCTGCTCGGCGTGGACCGGCTCGACTATTCGAAGGGGCTGCCGCAGCGCGTTCGCGCCTTCCGGACGATGCTCGAGACGTTTCCGGACCTGCGCAAACACGCGACGCTGATCCAGATCGCCGCGCCGAGTCGCGAGGACGTGGACGCCTACGGCCGCTTGCGTCAGGAAATGGATTCGCTGTGCGGCTCCGTGAACGGCGACTACGGCGAGCTGGACTGGATGCCGGTGCGCTACATCCACCGCAGCCTCGATCGCACCTCGCTGCCGGGCCTCTACCGCGCGAGCCGCGTCGCGCTCGTCACGCCGCTGCGCGACGGCATGAACCTGGTGGCCAAGGAGTTCATCGCCGCGCAGGACGCGAAGGACCCGGGCGTGCTGGTGCTGTCGCGCTTCGCCGGCGCCGCCGAGCAGCTGACCGACGCGCTGCTCGTGAACCCCTACGACATCCAGGGCACCGCGCGCGCCATCCACGCCGCGCTGACGATGCCGCTCGACGAGCGCGTGCGGCGCCACACGGCGCTGCTCGGGCAGATCCGCAAGCACGACGTGCATTGGTGGAGCCGCGGCTTCCTCGACGCGCTCGACGAACCGGCAATCCCGCGAGCGCGCTGCGGGCTGGAACTGGCGGATTCGACCGCCTGATTCCGCGGTGCCGACGGCGGCACGCGGGCCTCCGCCCGCGGAGCACCGCGCCGCGTTTCCCGGCGTTTCCTAGTCGGCCGCCCGACTCTGCGCGGCCATCTCTCCTTCCGTCCAGCGTCCCTCGGAAGCCCGAAGATGCGTGCGCATCGCCGTTTGCGCGGCGATCGGATCGCCCGCCTGCAGCGCCCGCAGGATCTCCTCGTGCTCGCGCGCGGCGGCGGTCCAGGTCAGCGGGTTTTCAACATGCCCCCGCAGCGCGGCCGCGATCGGATCGTGGCGGCTGTCGAACAGTTCGGCGACGAAGCGGCTCAGCACGGCGTTGCCGGCGGCCTCCGCGATCAGCATATGGAACTGCCGGTCCGCCTCGAGCGGTGACTTGCCGGCGGCGGCCAGCCGATGCATCCGCTCGATCGAGCGACGCAGGCGGTCCGCCGTCGCCGCCGTCATGCGCGCGGCGGCCAGCACCGCGACGCTGCCCTCGATGGCCGCGCGCGCCTGCATCAGTTCCGACGGGCTGTCGCCCAGCGACGCGACGGCGGCTTCGTCGCCGACGCCCGCCTCGCGCACATACACCCCCGACCCGACCCGGATCTCCACGTTGCCGCCGATCTCGAGCGCGATCAGCGCCTCGCGCAGGGACGGACGCGAGACGCCGAGCTTCACCGCCAGTTCGCGCTCCGGCGGCAGGCGCTCGCCGGGCGGGAAATCGCCCTGGCGAATCAGCGTCAGGATCTGGGCGGCGATGGATTGGTAAAGCCGCTTGGGCTCGGTTGCTTTCATGTTGAGGGGTCGGCGAGCGGAGGACACCACGCGGGACGCGCGGCCGGGCAAGTCTAGCATGCCGCGCAAGTCGCTACTGACGGGCCTTTCCGCCCGGCATAAGGGTTTCTCCCATTGGTCAGGCCCATCATAAATATTAGCACTGGCTTGACCAAACTACCCCGATACGGTCTAATCTGCCGCAATTGGACTGACCAGCGCGAAGCCAGGCCGGCCACCTTGAAGGAGACACGATGAGCATTCCCAGCAGCCTGCCCGGCTCGGCGGCGGCCCCCGCCAGGCCCCCGACGGGGGAGATTCTTGGCCTGGAAGGCATCGGCAAGCGCTTCCCCGGCGTGGTGGCGCTCGACGGCATCACGTTCGGCGTGCGCTGCGGCGAGGTGCATGCCGTCTGCGGCGAGAACGGGGCGGGCAAGTCGACGCTGATGAAAATCATCAGCGGCCAGTACCGCCCGGACAGCGGCGTGATCCGCTACCGCGGCGAGCCGGTGCAGTTCGGCTCGAGTTCGGCGGCGCAGGCGGCCGGCATCGCGATCATTCACCAGGAACTGAATCTGGTGCCGCACCTGAGCGTGGCGGAGAACCTGTACCTGGGCCGCGAGCCCAAGCGCGGCCCGTTCGTCGACACGCGCCGGCTCAAGGCCGACGCCGCCCGCTGCCTCGCGCGGATCGGCCTGAAGGTGCCGCCGTCGACGCTGGTCGGGACGCTGTCGATCGCGCAGCAGCAGATGGTCGAGATCGCGAAGGCGCTCTCGCTCGATGCCCGGCTGCTCATCATGGACGAGCCGACGTCGTCGCTGACCGAATCGGAAACCGCCCAGCTGTTCCGCATCATCAGGGAACTGCGCGCCGAGGGCGTGGCGATGCTCTACATCTCGCACCGGCTCGATGAAATGGCGCACATCGTCGATCGCGTGACGGTGCTGCGCGACGGCCGCCACATCTCGACCGACGACTTCGCGGCCCTCGGCGTCAACGACATCGTGGCGCGCATGGTCGGCCGCTCGCTCGACGAGGCCTATCCGGCGCGCGAGTCGGTGCCCACCGGCGAGGTGCTGCTGAGCGTGCGGGACCTGCATCGCGACGGCGTGTTCGGCCCGGTGTCGTTCGACCTGCGCCGCGGCGAGATTCTCGGCTTCGCCGGGCTGATGGGCGCGGGCCGCACCGAGGTGGCGCGCGCGATCTTCGGCGCCGACCGGCTCGACGGCGGCACGATCGCGCTGCACGGCGAGCCGGTGAGGATCCGCTCGCCCCGCGAAGCGATCCGGCATGGCCTCGCCTACCTGTCGGAGGACCGCAAGAAGGAGGGCCTCGCGCTGACGATGCCGGTGGCCGCCAATCTCACGCTCACCAACGTGCGGGCGATCTCGACGCGCGCCGGCTTCCTGCGGTTCCGCGAGGAGCAGCGCGTCGCGCAGCGCTACGTGAAGGACCTGGCGATCCGCACGCCTTCGGTCGACCAGATCGTGCGCAACCTGTCGGGCGGCAACCAGCAGAAGGTCGTGATCGGCAAGTGGCTCTATCGCGGCTCGCGGATCCTGTTTTTCGACGAGCCCACGCGCGGGATCGACGTCGGCGCGAAGTTCGCCATCTACGGCCTGATGGACCGGCTCGCCGCGCAAGGCGTGGGCGTCGTGCTGATCAGCTCGGAGTTGCCCGAGCTGCTCGGGATGACCGACCGCATCGCCGTCTTTCACGAGGGCCGCGTGACGGCGGTGCTCGACACGCCGCACACCAGCCAGGAGGAAATCATGCACTACGCTTCGGGGCGCACCCATGCTTGACATCACATCCGATCCGACCCACGTCGCCAGGCAGGCCGCCCATCAGCGGCGCCGCGACCTCATCCAGAAGTTCGCGGCGCTGGGCAGCCTGGTCGCGCTCGTGATCGCGTTTTCGCTCGCCAGTCCGGCGTTCTTCTCGGTCGACAACCTGATGACCGTCTGCCTGCAGGTGACCTCGATCGCCTATCTCGGGGTCGCGGCCACCTGCGTGATCATCGCCGGCGGCATCGACCTGTCGGTCGGGTCGGTGCTGGCGCTGGCCGGCGTCTCGGCCGCGCTGCTCGCCAAGTCCGGCGTGCCGGTGCCGGCCGCGATGCTGTGCGGGATCCTGGTGGGCGCGCTGTGCGGCATCGTCAACGGCATCTGCGTGACGCGCATGGGCCTGCCGCCCTTCATCGCCACGCTCGGCATGATGCTGGTGGCGCGCGGCCTCGCGCTGCAGATCACCGGCGCGCGCCCCGTCTCGGATCTCGGCGACGCGTTCGGC
This window encodes:
- a CDS encoding sugar ABC transporter ATP-binding protein, whose product is MSIPSSLPGSAAAPARPPTGEILGLEGIGKRFPGVVALDGITFGVRCGEVHAVCGENGAGKSTLMKIISGQYRPDSGVIRYRGEPVQFGSSSAAQAAGIAIIHQELNLVPHLSVAENLYLGREPKRGPFVDTRRLKADAARCLARIGLKVPPSTLVGTLSIAQQQMVEIAKALSLDARLLIMDEPTSSLTESETAQLFRIIRELRAEGVAMLYISHRLDEMAHIVDRVTVLRDGRHISTDDFAALGVNDIVARMVGRSLDEAYPARESVPTGEVLLSVRDLHRDGVFGPVSFDLRRGEILGFAGLMGAGRTEVARAIFGADRLDGGTIALHGEPVRIRSPREAIRHGLAYLSEDRKKEGLALTMPVAANLTLTNVRAISTRAGFLRFREEQRVAQRYVKDLAIRTPSVDQIVRNLSGGNQQKVVIGKWLYRGSRILFFDEPTRGIDVGAKFAIYGLMDRLAAQGVGVVLISSELPELLGMTDRIAVFHEGRVTAVLDTPHTSQEEIMHYASGRTHA
- the otsA gene encoding alpha,alpha-trehalose-phosphate synthase (UDP-forming) — its product is MSRLVVVSNRTYDPDSPVPGGLAVALNESLQQRGGIWFGWSGKLTEADPATQEVQTREVGNMQLATIDMSQRDYDAFYLGYSNNVLWPVFHYRLDLANFDVQFSDGYRRVNRLFAQKLIPLLQPDDVLWVHDYHLIPLATELRAQGCRNRIGFFLHIPVPPPQIMAAIPEHEWLMRSLFAYDLVGFQAHTDVTHFVRYAEAEADAQLIDGERLRAFDRTIRVGAFPIGIDVDGFSQMATDDDGLNVYEQMRDEYSRRKLLLGVDRLDYSKGLPQRVRAFRTMLETFPDLRKHATLIQIAAPSREDVDAYGRLRQEMDSLCGSVNGDYGELDWMPVRYIHRSLDRTSLPGLYRASRVALVTPLRDGMNLVAKEFIAAQDAKDPGVLVLSRFAGAAEQLTDALLVNPYDIQGTARAIHAALTMPLDERVRRHTALLGQIRKHDVHWWSRGFLDALDEPAIPRARCGLELADSTA
- a CDS encoding FadR/GntR family transcriptional regulator gives rise to the protein MKATEPKRLYQSIAAQILTLIRQGDFPPGERLPPERELAVKLGVSRPSLREALIALEIGGNVEIRVGSGVYVREAGVGDEAAVASLGDSPSELMQARAAIEGSVAVLAAARMTAATADRLRRSIERMHRLAAAGKSPLEADRQFHMLIAEAAGNAVLSRFVAELFDSRHDPIAAALRGHVENPLTWTAAAREHEEILRALQAGDPIAAQTAMRTHLRASEGRWTEGEMAAQSRAAD